CGCCGTCGGTGAACCGGGTGGAGGCGTTGACCGCCACCGTCGTCGCGTCGACCAGCTGGGTGAAACGGCGGGCCGTCGCCTGAGAGGTCGTCACGATCGCCTCGGTGTGGCCGGAGGACCAGAGCCGGATGTGGGCCACCGCGTCCTCCAGCGAGTCCACGACGCCCGCGGCGATGTCGTACGAGAGGTACTCGGTCTCCCAGTCCTCCGGCGTCGCCGGCACGACCACGGCCTTGCTGCCCTCGCGCTCGGCGACCTCCTGCACCCGCGGGTCCGCGTGCACGGTCACCCCGGCCTCGGCGAGCGCGGCGAGGGCCAGCGGGAGGAAGGCGTCCGCGATGTCGCGGTGGACCAGCAGCGTCTCGGCGCTGTTGCAGACGCTGACGCGCTGGGCCTTGGAGTTGATCAGGATCTCCACGGCCATGGCCAGGTCGGTCTCGGCGTCCACGTAGACGTGGCAGTTGCCGGTCCCGGTCTCGATGACGGGGACGGTGGACTGCTCGACCACGGTGCGGATCAGCGAGGCGCCGCCGCGCGGGATCAGCACGTCGACCATGCCCCTGGCCCGCATCAGCTCCTGGACCGAGTCCCGGCTCTCCCCCGGCACCAGCTGGACCGCGTCCGCGGGCAGGCCTGCGCCGCCGACCGCGTCGCGGATCACCTCGACCAGCTTGCGGTTGGACGCGATGGCGGAGGAGGAGCCGCGCAACAGGACGGCGTTGCCGGACTTGAGGCAGAGCGCGGCGGCGTCGACGGTGACGTTGGGCCGAGCCTCGTAGATGATGCCGATCACCCCGAGCGGCACCCTGACCTGCCGCACGTCGAGCCCGTTCGGGAGGGTGTAGCCGCGCACGACCTCCCCCACCGGGTCCGGCAGCCCGGCGACCCGGCGCACGTCGTCGGCGATGGCCGCGACCCGCTCCCTGGTCAGCGTCAGCCGGTCGATCACGGCCTCGTCCGTCCCGGCCTCGCGCGCCCGCGCGACGTCCTCGGCGTTGGCCTCGACGATCTCCCTGGTCCGCACCTGCAGCGCGTCCGCGATGGCGAGCAGCGCGTCGTCCTTCGGCGTCCGCGGCAGCGGCGCGAGCGTCGCGGCGGCGGCCTTGGCCCGGTAGGCGGCCTGCAGGACGGCCGACTTCGGCAGCGGCGACGGCAGGTCGGGCGAGGGGAACTCGGCGGAGTGGCTGCTCATACGCACAGCGTAAGCCCTCCCACTCGACCCCCCGGATCCGTTTCCGCCGTGTGAGACGCACGACGCGCCCCAGGGGCGCGAGGAACTGCGCGACAAGCCACTGACGAGCGGACGGCCCTCACCGAGCAGGGCCGTCCGCACAGGGTGGTTGCTCGCGCAGTTCCTCGCGCCCCTGGATGGTGCAACTTCTGCGCGTCGCCGTCATGGGCCCGTCAGTACGGGTGGACGCCGCCCAGGAAGGCAGGAGGTTCGCCGTAACCCTCGGCGATGCGCTTGTGGTAGGTCGGGCGGTCCACGACTTCCAGACCGACCACCTCCCACGGCGGCAGCGCCGCCGTGACGCGGTGTTCGCCCCAGAGCCGCAGTGCCATCGCCGCCGCGTCCTGGAGATCGTCCGCCTGTTCCCAGTAGCGGATCTCGGCGTGGTCCGCCGCATAGCGCGCGGTCAGGAAGGGCGGATGCTCGTGGGCCAGCTGTTCGAGCCCCTGCTTCAGCTGCGGCAGCGGCGTCACCCGGCCCGCCACGTTCAGCACGACGTGCCATATCCGGGCGCGCTGCCCGATCTCCGCCGCGCTCGAACTCGGCGCGACCCGTTCCGTCGGGCCCTCGTGCCCGGCCGACGCGGGTGGAGGGGGCGCCGCTGCGCCGCCCTGGATACTCGTCAGCACCACCCCGGAGCGCTCCCTGCCGCGTCCGTCGTTGTCACTGCCCACGGGCCCCGCACCTTGGCGCCTGCGTCCCACCGGCGGCCTCCTGTCGGCGATTGGTCCCCGCGGTCCGGGCAGCCGCCGCCGTCCCTCAGCCGGACAGCACGACGAGGTCGTCACGGTGCACGACCTCCCGCTCGTACGCGGGGCCCAGCTCCTTGGCCAGATCCCGCGTCGACCGGCCGAGTAGCCGGGGAAGCTCCCTTGCATCAAAGTTGACCAGTCCGCGCGCGACGATGTGGCCGTTTTCGTCAAGAAGGTCCACCGGATCGCCCGCAGCGAAATCTCCCTCAACTCCGGTCACACCGGCGGGGAGCAGCGAAGTTCGGCGTTCCACGACCGCCGCGACGGCACCCGCGTCGAGGGTGACCGCGCCCCGGGGCGAACTGGCGTGCTCCAGCCAGAGCAGCCGGTCGGCCGCCCGGCGGCCGGTGCGGTGGAAGAGGGTTCCGGTGTCCCGGCCCGTCAGCGCGTCGGCGGCGTGGCGGGCCGCGGTGAGCACGACGGGGATGCCCGCGCCGGTGGCGATCCTGGCCGCCTCGACCTTGGTGACCATGCCGCCGGTGCCGACACCGGCCTTGCCCGCGCTCCCGATCTCGATGCCCTTCAGGTCCTCCGGGCCGCGCACCTCGGCGATCCTGCTGGTCCCCGGCTTGCCGGGGTCGCCGTCGTAGAGGCCGTCGACGTCGGAGAGCAGCACCAGCAGGTCGGCGCGGACCAGATGGGCGACCAGCGCCGCCAGGCGGTCGTTGTCGCCGAACCGGATCTCCGCGGTGGCCACGGTGTCGTTCTCGTTGACGACGGGAACCGCACCCATGGCCAGCAATTGCTCAAGCGTGCGATACGCGTTGCGGTAGTGCGCGCGGCGGCTGGCGTCGTCCGCGGTCAGCAGGACCTGGCCGACGCGCAGTCCGTAGCGGGCGAAGGAGGCGGTGTAGCGGGCCACCAGCAGCCCTTGGCC
This genomic interval from Streptacidiphilus rugosus AM-16 contains the following:
- a CDS encoding glutamate-5-semialdehyde dehydrogenase; its protein translation is MSSHSAEFPSPDLPSPLPKSAVLQAAYRAKAAAATLAPLPRTPKDDALLAIADALQVRTREIVEANAEDVARAREAGTDEAVIDRLTLTRERVAAIADDVRRVAGLPDPVGEVVRGYTLPNGLDVRQVRVPLGVIGIIYEARPNVTVDAAALCLKSGNAVLLRGSSSAIASNRKLVEVIRDAVGGAGLPADAVQLVPGESRDSVQELMRARGMVDVLIPRGGASLIRTVVEQSTVPVIETGTGNCHVYVDAETDLAMAVEILINSKAQRVSVCNSAETLLVHRDIADAFLPLALAALAEAGVTVHADPRVQEVAEREGSKAVVVPATPEDWETEYLSYDIAAGVVDSLEDAVAHIRLWSSGHTEAIVTTSQATARRFTQLVDATTVAVNASTRFTDGGQFGFGAEIGISTQKLHARGPMGLPELTSTKYIVTGDGHIRR
- the proB gene encoding glutamate 5-kinase codes for the protein MLRARRIVVKVGSSSLTTASGGLDADRVDALVDVLAKARERGTEAEPVEIVLVSSGAIAAGLAPLGLEKRPSDLARQQAAASVGQGLLVARYTASFARYGLRVGQVLLTADDASRRAHYRNAYRTLEQLLAMGAVPVVNENDTVATAEIRFGDNDRLAALVAHLVRADLLVLLSDVDGLYDGDPGKPGTSRIAEVRGPEDLKGIEIGSAGKAGVGTGGMVTKVEAARIATGAGIPVVLTAARHAADALTGRDTGTLFHRTGRRAADRLLWLEHASSPRGAVTLDAGAVAAVVERRTSLLPAGVTGVEGDFAAGDPVDLLDENGHIVARGLVNFDARELPRLLGRSTRDLAKELGPAYEREVVHRDDLVVLSG